One stretch of Chryseobacterium fluminis DNA includes these proteins:
- a CDS encoding SPFH domain-containing protein, whose amino-acid sequence MVYLGILAFFGLITLFASFFTVKQESAAVVERLGKFLKVSHAGLHLKIPFLDQISKRLNLRIQQLDVIIDTKTLDNVFIKMKVSVQYQVIRENVKDAYYRLENPENQITSYVFDVVRAEVPKTKLDDVFVRKDDIAIAVKSELQESMQSYGYDIIKALVTDIDPDEQVKHAMNRINAAEREKTAAEYESEAQRIRIVAVARAEAESKKLQGQGIADQRREIAKGLEESVKMLNAANINAQEASALIVVTQHYDTLNSIGANNRSNLVLLPNSPTAASSMLNDLVVSMAATQKMDEYSKAQLPDPPKNRDY is encoded by the coding sequence ATGGTATATTTAGGTATTTTAGCATTTTTCGGACTGATCACATTGTTCGCCTCTTTTTTTACGGTCAAGCAGGAGTCTGCAGCAGTAGTAGAAAGATTAGGCAAATTCTTAAAAGTCAGTCATGCAGGTCTGCATTTGAAAATTCCGTTTTTAGATCAGATTTCTAAACGTCTGAATCTCAGAATTCAACAGCTGGATGTTATTATTGATACCAAAACCCTGGACAATGTTTTCATTAAAATGAAAGTTTCCGTGCAGTATCAGGTGATCAGAGAAAATGTAAAAGATGCGTATTACCGTCTCGAGAATCCTGAAAATCAAATTACTTCTTATGTTTTCGACGTTGTCCGTGCAGAAGTTCCGAAAACGAAATTAGATGATGTCTTCGTAAGGAAAGACGATATTGCGATTGCTGTTAAAAGTGAATTACAGGAATCAATGCAAAGTTACGGGTATGACATTATCAAAGCTTTGGTCACTGATATCGATCCCGATGAGCAGGTAAAACATGCGATGAACAGAATCAATGCGGCAGAGCGGGAAAAAACGGCAGCGGAATATGAATCTGAAGCGCAGAGAATCAGAATTGTAGCCGTAGCCAGAGCAGAGGCAGAGTCTAAAAAACTTCAGGGGCAGGGAATCGCAGACCAAAGGCGGGAAATTGCAAAAGGTCTGGAAGAATCCGTAAAAATGTTGAATGCTGCCAATATCAACGCGCAGGAAGCATCAGCATTAATTGTCGTTACACAGCATTATGATACCTTAAATTCTATCGGAGCTAATAACAGGAGTAATTTGGTTTTGCTTCCGAATTCTCCTACAGCAGCGAGTTCTATGCTGAATGATCTGGTTGTTTCGATGGCCGCAACGCAGAAAATGGATGAATATAGTAAAGCACAATTACCCGATCCGCCCAAAAACAGAGATTATTAA
- a CDS encoding DUF4377 domain-containing protein, whose protein sequence is MNKMKNIIKGIIPMLSLFTALQCTTSSGMSGENTKTIIVGPQTADCTGVAPMKCLQVKETPAGEWSNLYSNIEGFTYEPGYEYVLKIKTEKLANPPADGSSIRYTLIRQVSKTKK, encoded by the coding sequence ATGAACAAAATGAAAAATATTATAAAAGGAATAATTCCCATGCTTTCTTTATTTACGGCACTGCAATGCACCACTTCCTCAGGAATGTCCGGTGAAAATACGAAAACCATTATCGTAGGACCACAAACTGCAGATTGTACAGGAGTTGCTCCCATGAAATGCCTTCAGGTAAAAGAAACTCCTGCAGGGGAATGGAGTAATCTGTATTCTAATATCGAAGGATTTACTTACGAACCCGGGTATGAATATGTTCTGAAAATAAAAACCGAAAAATTAGCTAATCCTCCCGCGGACGGCTCTTCCATCAGATACACTCTTATCAGACAAGTTTCTAAAACTAAGAAATAA
- a CDS encoding NAD(P)H-dependent flavin oxidoreductase: MWNRNRITDLLGIEYPIFQGPFGGGLSTVELTTTVSRLGGLGGYGAYTLSPQEIYDADQQIKSITDHPYNLNLWVNDHDIVDQEHTQKQYQKTAEIFKPYYDRLNTELPPLPPSFESRFQNQLQVVFDIKPKVFSFMYGLLDADVIDRLKNQGTVVVGNATTVDEAVALENIGVDVIAASGFESGGHRPSFLEKAELSTTGTFALIQLIKDKVKTPLVAAGGIANGRGIKAAMTLGAEGVQIGTAFLATEESGALPVHKEFLFSEAAKSTTLSRAYTGRLGRGITTDISGELLYATDQTLPFPLQTTFMAPMRKAALEQKKHELVFFWCGQIAPILKYKSATALMKSLIEEADELMR, from the coding sequence ATGTGGAATAGAAACAGAATAACAGATTTACTCGGCATAGAATATCCGATTTTCCAGGGACCGTTCGGTGGCGGACTGTCAACCGTTGAATTGACGACAACCGTCAGCAGACTTGGCGGGTTGGGAGGTTATGGTGCCTATACCCTGTCTCCTCAGGAAATTTATGATGCCGATCAGCAGATAAAATCAATAACCGACCATCCGTATAACCTGAACCTTTGGGTGAATGATCACGATATTGTTGATCAGGAGCATACACAAAAGCAGTATCAGAAAACAGCAGAAATCTTTAAACCTTATTACGACCGTTTAAATACAGAGCTTCCACCACTTCCACCCTCTTTTGAATCAAGATTTCAGAATCAGTTGCAGGTGGTCTTTGATATTAAACCTAAAGTTTTCAGCTTTATGTATGGGCTTTTGGATGCGGATGTTATCGATCGGCTAAAAAATCAGGGAACCGTAGTTGTCGGAAATGCCACGACAGTAGACGAAGCCGTTGCATTAGAAAATATTGGCGTTGATGTTATTGCAGCTTCAGGCTTTGAAAGCGGAGGCCACAGACCTTCATTCCTGGAAAAAGCAGAACTTTCAACGACCGGTACTTTCGCTTTGATCCAACTGATAAAAGATAAGGTAAAAACTCCGCTCGTCGCCGCCGGCGGAATTGCCAATGGCAGGGGAATAAAGGCAGCAATGACTTTAGGAGCAGAAGGCGTACAGATCGGGACGGCATTTTTAGCAACTGAAGAATCCGGAGCATTGCCGGTTCACAAAGAATTTTTGTTCTCGGAAGCCGCAAAATCCACTACTCTTTCCAGGGCTTACACCGGAAGATTAGGACGCGGAATCACCACGGACATTAGCGGTGAATTGCTGTATGCAACCGATCAGACGTTGCCTTTCCCGCTGCAGACGACTTTTATGGCACCTATGAGAAAAGCAGCACTGGAACAGAAAAAGCATGAACTGGTTTTTTTCTGGTGCGGCCAGATCGCCCCCATCTTGAAATATAAAAGTGCTACCGCTTTAATGAAATCTCTCATTGAAGAAGCAGATGAGTTGATGAGGTAA
- a CDS encoding deoxyguanosinetriphosphate triphosphohydrolase, translating to MNLNQIFTNQRTGNNPHTKASRTDFQRDFDRIIFSSAFRRLQNKTQVFPLPGSVFVHNRLTHSLEVSSVGRSLGSVIGEFIHDSFTGDLTEDSKNFYLHNLGNVIAAGCLCHDVGNPAFGHSGEDAIASYFERNENDLKPKFSEKEWADLVNFEGNANAIRVLAQQQQGKDAGGIQLTFATLASIAKYPCEAIARDKAILHRKKFGFFQNEKDIFLEIAKATGLIPESEEPYIFKRHPFVWLVEAADDICYNIIDMEDAHRLGIVSTADCKNLFFELVRSETDDVNKVEHKLNSIGNENEQISYLRAKVINALINKSIELYKSNFNTILEGSLEKGLLDIYKSENNALQDIESFSIEKIYNHKAVVEIENAGYNVMYELLDHFIPSILKSADDRKSYDKKALKLIPKQFVYDEGTDYQKVLGVIDFVSGMTDNYATDLYRKIKGIDIGMTV from the coding sequence ATGAACTTAAATCAGATTTTCACCAATCAGCGTACGGGAAACAATCCACATACTAAAGCTTCAAGAACGGATTTTCAGAGAGATTTTGACAGAATTATTTTTTCTTCGGCTTTCAGGAGACTTCAGAACAAAACCCAGGTTTTTCCGCTTCCTGGAAGTGTTTTTGTACACAACCGTCTGACGCATTCACTGGAAGTTTCGTCTGTCGGACGCAGTTTGGGAAGTGTCATCGGAGAATTTATCCATGACAGCTTTACAGGTGATCTGACGGAAGATTCTAAAAATTTTTACCTCCATAATTTAGGAAATGTTATTGCAGCCGGCTGTCTTTGTCATGATGTTGGAAATCCGGCATTCGGCCATTCCGGGGAAGATGCGATTGCCAGTTATTTTGAAAGAAATGAAAATGATTTAAAGCCTAAATTCAGCGAAAAAGAATGGGCAGATCTGGTAAATTTTGAAGGTAATGCCAATGCGATCAGGGTGCTGGCTCAGCAGCAGCAGGGAAAAGATGCAGGAGGAATACAGCTTACGTTTGCTACCTTAGCAAGTATCGCCAAATATCCTTGTGAAGCGATCGCCCGGGATAAAGCAATCCTTCACCGGAAGAAATTCGGGTTTTTCCAGAATGAAAAAGATATTTTTCTTGAGATTGCCAAAGCAACCGGTTTGATCCCTGAGAGTGAAGAGCCGTATATTTTTAAAAGGCATCCGTTTGTCTGGCTGGTAGAAGCTGCAGATGACATTTGCTATAACATTATCGATATGGAGGATGCTCACAGGTTAGGCATTGTTTCTACTGCAGACTGTAAAAATCTTTTCTTTGAACTGGTAAGATCTGAAACCGATGACGTTAATAAAGTGGAGCATAAGCTTAATTCCATTGGCAATGAAAATGAACAGATTTCCTATCTGAGGGCAAAGGTGATCAATGCGTTAATCAATAAATCCATTGAGCTTTATAAAAGTAATTTCAATACCATACTTGAAGGTAGTCTGGAGAAAGGACTTCTCGATATTTATAAATCAGAGAACAATGCATTGCAGGATATCGAAAGCTTTTCTATTGAGAAAATTTACAATCACAAAGCTGTGGTGGAGATCGAGAATGCAGGTTACAATGTAATGTACGAACTGCTGGATCATTTTATTCCTTCGATTTTAAAATCTGCTGACGACAGAAAATCATACGATAAAAAAGCACTGAAATTAATACCCAAACAATTCGTGTATGATGAAGGTACCGATTATCAGAAAGTCCTGGGCGTGATCGATTTTGTATCCGGAATGACGGACAACTATGCTACCGACCTTTACCGGAAGATCAAGGGAATTGATATCGGGATGACGGTTTAA